Proteins from a single region of Trichoderma asperellum chromosome 3, complete sequence:
- a CDS encoding uncharacterized protein (EggNog:ENOG41) — protein sequence MALVDYSSSSSSGGSDSEDSEALSAPPAKRRRRDDSRVQPSPPSAPSRSESRLPPLPPAFHDLYASTVRHSVVDDPALHQGRKRLIPHVVGNWPSHLYIEWHPLAKQQEKLVQLISSVSEGIDSQIKLHSFMTSDLGAPLPLHISLSRPISLTTSNKDQFLDQISSAIDTSSVHQFAVSPKRLIWFKSPDSNRTFLVLQVASSLTPESATASSNPELMRLLNICNDTVKSFSQPLLYQGPGKDSADEAFHISIGWALNLQVDEASNKALKVFDNADFRSLKSWKILVRGVKVKIGNVVSHLPLSTGTTSASTASKGASSSLFGL from the exons ATGGCTCTTGTCGACTactcctcgtcgtcatcatcagggGGTTCCGATAGCGAAGATTCAGAGGCGCTGTCGGCACCACCGGCCAAACGGCGAAGGCGGGATGACTCCCGGGTCCAGCCCAGCCCTCCGAGCGCTCCGTCAAGGTCCGAGTCCAGGCTGCCACCCCTGCCTCCAGCATTCCATGATCTGTATGCGTCCACTGTTCGTCACAGTGTTGTAGATGACCCAGCACTGCATCAGGGCCGCAAGAGGCTGATTCCTCATGTTGTGGGCAACTGGCCCAGTCATCTCTACATCGAGT GGCACCCATTGGCTAAGCAACAGGAGAAGCTGGTTCAGTTGATTAGCAGCGTTAGCGAGGGCATTGACAGTCAAATCAAGCTGCACAGCTTCATGACAAGCGATTTGGGGGCACCCTTGCCGCTCCACATAAGCTTGTCGAGGCCCATTTCCCTAACCACCTCTAACAAGGACCAGTTCCTTGACCAGATCTCATCTGCCATCGACACAAGCAGCGTGCACCAGTTTGCAGTCAGCCCTAAAAGACTGATATGGTTTAAATCACCGGATTCAAACCGCACATTTCTTGTTCTCCAGGTAGCAAGCTCTTTAACCCCAGAGAGCGCTACAGCGTCGTCGAATCCAGAGCTTATGCGCTTGTTGAACATTTGCAACGACACAGTCAAGTCGTTCAGTCAGCCTCTTCTGTACCAGGGCCCGGGAAAAGACTCAGCCGACGAAGCATTTCATATTTCGATCGGATGGGCTCTGAATCTCCAAGTAGATGAAGCATCTAACAAAGCTCTAAAAGTGTTTGACAATGCCGACTTTCGGTCACTTAAATCATGGAAAATTCTGGTGCGTGGAGTCAAGGTAAAGATTGGTAACGTTGTAAGCCATCTGCCATTATCTACGGGTACAACTTCAGCCTCAACAGCCTCAAAGGGTGCATCAAGCTCGCTGTTTGGGTTATGA
- a CDS encoding uncharacterized protein (EggNog:ENOG41), with protein MRLSGDTMQSEMSDQADKYPTPPQSGSPNRKFHPSNPFASSEGSTDMVEDKTLISPPDSPDTDRATRAHQRQSMNNFSPTQRRGPRSDPGHAHGHSRSRSLYERFPGDSSPRPLDIIKNDARAAERPLRHRKRISDVDMIDALDTIGGTYHHGGPYDATLISRNLNKKYSPVAAVQDSNMETLRATPREYIIDSLERHLPLQGTATVPSGGLDLSGSRMSYEEGPDLMREPDAPGGAFKRYDYIVIPPSSLPAEEPSMKCLPSFRNTTPTTSKEKESLLIP; from the coding sequence ATGAGACTCTCCGGCGACACAATGCAGTCAGAAATGAGTGACCAGGCCGATAAATATCCCACGCCACCACAATCAGGCAGCCCAAACCGGAAATTCCACCCGTCGAATCCATTTGCCTCATCAGAAGGATCGACTGATATGGTCGAAGACAAGACACTCATCTCTCCGCCTGATTCCCCTGACACTGACCGGGCGACACGAGCGCACCAGCGCCAATCAATGAATAACTTTTCGCCGACCCAGCGACGAGGCCCGCGTTCAGATCCTGGTCACGCTCACGGTCACAGTCGTAGTCGCTCTCTCTATGAGCGCTTTCCTGGAGATTCATCCCCCAGACCCCTAGACATCATTAAGAACGATGCTCGGGCTGCTGAACGGCCTCTGCGTCATCGGAAACGCATCTCCGACGTCGACATGATCGATGCCCTCGATACAATCGGAGGCACCTATCACCACGGCGGGCCGTATGATGCCACACTCATAAGTCGCAACCTAAACAAGAAATATTCGCCAGTTGCCGCCGTCCAGGATTCAAACATGGAAACTCTGCGAGCTACGCCTCGGGAATACATCATTGACAGCCTGGAGCGCCATTTGCCCCTCCAAGGGACTGCAACTGTTCCTTCTGGCGGCCTGGATCTTTCCGGTTCTAGGATGAGTTACGAAGAAGGCCCAGATCTTATGCGGGAACCGGATGCCCCCGGCGGCGCATTCAAGCGCTATGACTATATTGTAATACCACCATCCTCTCTTCCGGCCGAGGAGCCCTCGATGAAATGCTTACCCAGTTTTAGAAATACCACCCCGACGACctcaaaggaaaaggagagccTTCTTATACCATAG
- a CDS encoding uncharacterized protein (EggNog:ENOG41) has product MRLSGDTMQSEMSDQADKYPTPPQSGSPNRKFHPSNPFASSEGSTDMVEDKTLISPPDSPDTDRATRAHQRQSMNNFSPTQRRGPRSDPGHAHGHSRSRSLYERFPGDSSPRPLDIIKNDARAAERPLRHRKRISDVDMIDALDTIGGTYHHGGPYDATLISRNLNKKYSPVAAVQDSNMETLRATPREYIIDSLERHLPLQGTATVPSGGLDLSGSRMSYEEGPDLMREPDAPGGAFKRYDYIKYHPDDLKGKGEPSYTIEKDLKEKKRAKRGEPDEIEMQSGLYSRKGHSSSSKPQRSISVAFRDNSSSSGNAYNNHDLQRRNSTGKKLSDGLKRRWGSIRGKTKALVGESQ; this is encoded by the exons ATGAGACTCTCCGGCGACACAATGCAGTCAGAAATGAGTGACCAGGCCGATAAATATCCCACGCCACCACAATCAGGCAGCCCAAACCGGAAATTCCACCCGTCGAATCCATTTGCCTCATCAGAAGGATCGACTGATATGGTCGAAGACAAGACACTCATCTCTCCGCCTGATTCCCCTGACACTGACCGGGCGACACGAGCGCACCAGCGCCAATCAATGAATAACTTTTCGCCGACCCAGCGACGAGGCCCGCGTTCAGATCCTGGTCACGCTCACGGTCACAGTCGTAGTCGCTCTCTCTATGAGCGCTTTCCTGGAGATTCATCCCCCAGACCCCTAGACATCATTAAGAACGATGCTCGGGCTGCTGAACGGCCTCTGCGTCATCGGAAACGCATCTCCGACGTCGACATGATCGATGCCCTCGATACAATCGGAGGCACCTATCACCACGGCGGGCCGTATGATGCCACACTCATAAGTCGCAACCTAAACAAGAAATATTCGCCAGTTGCCGCCGTCCAGGATTCAAACATGGAAACTCTGCGAGCTACGCCTCGGGAATACATCATTGACAGCCTGGAGCGCCATTTGCCCCTCCAAGGGACTGCAACTGTTCCTTCTGGCGGCCTGGATCTTTCCGGTTCTAGGATGAGTTACGAAGAAGGCCCAGATCTTATGCGGGAACCGGATGCCCCCGGCGGCGCATTCAAGCGCTATGACTATATT AAATACCACCCCGACGACctcaaaggaaaaggagagccTTCTTATACCATAGAAAAGGAtctgaaagaaaagaagcgcgCTAAAAGAGGCGAGCCCGATGAGATTGAAATGCAATCCGGCCTATACAGTCGCAAAGGCCACTCGAGTTCGTCCAAGCCACAGCGCAGCATCAGCGTTGCGTTCCGCGACAACTCTTCGTCCAGCGGAAACGCCTATAATAACCACGACTTGCAGCGCCGGAACTCTACTGGTAAGAAGCTGAGCGACGGCCTGAAGCGGCGGTGGGGCAGTATTCGTGGAAAGACGAAGGCATTGGTTGGCGAGTCTCAGTGA
- a CDS encoding uncharacterized protein (EggNog:ENOG41) → MDDQLDKEWARKYILDPLTAPEPNQETGLGSSHYNPHRASLQAQPSAKHHHRQESNPNSSFKNRSMRLSGDTMQSEMSDQADKYPTPPQSGSPNRKFHPSNPFASSEGSTDMVEDKTLISPPDSPDTDRATRAHQRQSMNNFSPTQRRGPRSDPGHAHGHSRSRSLYERFPGDSSPRPLDIIKNDARAAERPLRHRKRISDVDMIDALDTIGGTYHHGGPYDATLISRNLNKKYSPVAAVQDSNMETLRATPREYIIDSLERHLPLQGTATVPSGGLDLSGSRMSYEEGPDLMREPDAPGGAFKRYDYIVIPPSSLPAEEPSMKCLPSFRNTTPTTSKEKESLLIP, encoded by the exons ATGGACGACCAGTTGGATAAAGAATGG GCCCGAAAGTATATTTTGGACCCCCTGACTGCTCCTGAGCCAAACCAAGAAACTGGCCTTGGATCCTCTCACTACAACCCCCACCGCGCATCTTTGCAAGCTCAGCCGTCTGcaaagcatcatcatcgccaggaATCGAACCCGAATTCTAGCTTTAAAAATCGATCTATGAGACTCTCCGGCGACACAATGCAGTCAGAAATGAGTGACCAGGCCGATAAATATCCCACGCCACCACAATCAGGCAGCCCAAACCGGAAATTCCACCCGTCGAATCCATTTGCCTCATCAGAAGGATCGACTGATATGGTCGAAGACAAGACACTCATCTCTCCGCCTGATTCCCCTGACACTGACCGGGCGACACGAGCGCACCAGCGCCAATCAATGAATAACTTTTCGCCGACCCAGCGACGAGGCCCGCGTTCAGATCCTGGTCACGCTCACGGTCACAGTCGTAGTCGCTCTCTCTATGAGCGCTTTCCTGGAGATTCATCCCCCAGACCCCTAGACATCATTAAGAACGATGCTCGGGCTGCTGAACGGCCTCTGCGTCATCGGAAACGCATCTCCGACGTCGACATGATCGATGCCCTCGATACAATCGGAGGCACCTATCACCACGGCGGGCCGTATGATGCCACACTCATAAGTCGCAACCTAAACAAGAAATATTCGCCAGTTGCCGCCGTCCAGGATTCAAACATGGAAACTCTGCGAGCTACGCCTCGGGAATACATCATTGACAGCCTGGAGCGCCATTTGCCCCTCCAAGGGACTGCAACTGTTCCTTCTGGCGGCCTGGATCTTTCCGGTTCTAGGATGAGTTACGAAGAAGGCCCAGATCTTATGCGGGAACCGGATGCCCCCGGCGGCGCATTCAAGCGCTATGACTATATTGTAATACCACCATCCTCTCTTCCGGCCGAGGAGCCCTCGATGAAATGCTTACCCAGTTTTAGAAATACCACCCCGACGACctcaaaggaaaaggagagccTTCTTATACCATAG
- a CDS encoding uncharacterized protein (EggNog:ENOG41), producing MDDQLDKEWARKYILDPLTAPEPNQETGLGSSHYNPHRASLQAQPSAKHHHRQESNPNSSFKNRSMRLSGDTMQSEMSDQADKYPTPPQSGSPNRKFHPSNPFASSEGSTDMVEDKTLISPPDSPDTDRATRAHQRQSMNNFSPTQRRGPRSDPGHAHGHSRSRSLYERFPGDSSPRPLDIIKNDARAAERPLRHRKRISDVDMIDALDTIGGTYHHGGPYDATLISRNLNKKYSPVAAVQDSNMETLRATPREYIIDSLERHLPLQGTATVPSGGLDLSGSRMSYEEGPDLMREPDAPGGAFKRYDYIKYHPDDLKGKGEPSYTIEKDLKEKKRAKRGEPDEIEMQSGLYSRKGHSSSSKPQRSISVAFRDNSSSSGNAYNNHDLQRRNSTGKKLSDGLKRRWGSIRGKTKALVGESQ from the exons ATGGACGACCAGTTGGATAAAGAATGG GCCCGAAAGTATATTTTGGACCCCCTGACTGCTCCTGAGCCAAACCAAGAAACTGGCCTTGGATCCTCTCACTACAACCCCCACCGCGCATCTTTGCAAGCTCAGCCGTCTGcaaagcatcatcatcgccaggaATCGAACCCGAATTCTAGCTTTAAAAATCGATCTATGAGACTCTCCGGCGACACAATGCAGTCAGAAATGAGTGACCAGGCCGATAAATATCCCACGCCACCACAATCAGGCAGCCCAAACCGGAAATTCCACCCGTCGAATCCATTTGCCTCATCAGAAGGATCGACTGATATGGTCGAAGACAAGACACTCATCTCTCCGCCTGATTCCCCTGACACTGACCGGGCGACACGAGCGCACCAGCGCCAATCAATGAATAACTTTTCGCCGACCCAGCGACGAGGCCCGCGTTCAGATCCTGGTCACGCTCACGGTCACAGTCGTAGTCGCTCTCTCTATGAGCGCTTTCCTGGAGATTCATCCCCCAGACCCCTAGACATCATTAAGAACGATGCTCGGGCTGCTGAACGGCCTCTGCGTCATCGGAAACGCATCTCCGACGTCGACATGATCGATGCCCTCGATACAATCGGAGGCACCTATCACCACGGCGGGCCGTATGATGCCACACTCATAAGTCGCAACCTAAACAAGAAATATTCGCCAGTTGCCGCCGTCCAGGATTCAAACATGGAAACTCTGCGAGCTACGCCTCGGGAATACATCATTGACAGCCTGGAGCGCCATTTGCCCCTCCAAGGGACTGCAACTGTTCCTTCTGGCGGCCTGGATCTTTCCGGTTCTAGGATGAGTTACGAAGAAGGCCCAGATCTTATGCGGGAACCGGATGCCCCCGGCGGCGCATTCAAGCGCTATGACTATATT AAATACCACCCCGACGACctcaaaggaaaaggagagccTTCTTATACCATAGAAAAGGAtctgaaagaaaagaagcgcgCTAAAAGAGGCGAGCCCGATGAGATTGAAATGCAATCCGGCCTATACAGTCGCAAAGGCCACTCGAGTTCGTCCAAGCCACAGCGCAGCATCAGCGTTGCGTTCCGCGACAACTCTTCGTCCAGCGGAAACGCCTATAATAACCACGACTTGCAGCGCCGGAACTCTACTGGTAAGAAGCTGAGCGACGGCCTGAAGCGGCGGTGGGGCAGTATTCGTGGAAAGACGAAGGCATTGGTTGGCGAGTCTCAGTGA
- a CDS encoding uncharacterized protein (BUSCO:EOG092D041E) translates to MQVYTELTAPTAVTQCLSLPLTSATANNLVVAKGSLLQIFTVKSISAELDPEFQPSQPIDTDTRFDRQVNDDDGLESSFLGGESMFMRTDRTNNTKLVLIAEIPLAGTVIGLARVRTKNTASGGEALLLAYKAAKMCLAEWDPKKNELETISIHYYEKEELQGSPWEEVFGEYVNYLEADPGSRCAAFKFGTRNLAILPFTRSEEDLEMEDWDEDLDGPRPVKEHATAANGDGNNVEAAYTPSFVLRLPLLDPSLLHPVHLTFLHEYREPTFGVLSSSQAPASSLGSKDHLSYKVFTLDLQQRASTTILSVTGLPHDLYKVIALPAPVGGALLVGQNELIHVDQSGKPNGVAVNPMAKLATSFNLTDQSDLNLRLENCAIELLAIENGELLLILNDGRLGIISFKIDGRTVSGLGVKLVGADCGGNIIKSRVTCISRLGKNVFFLGSETSDSIVLGWSRKQTQEKRRKSRLIDTDLALDVDELDLEDDEEDDDLYGDDSAATKPNQTANGGSAKSGDLSFRIHDTLLSIAPIQDVTCGQSAFLPDSEEATLSRGVSADLQLACAVGRGEAGSLAVINREIQPKVIGRFEFPEARGFWTMCVKKPVPKSLGTNAGVAGDYDAPIQHDKFMIVAKVDLDGYETSDVYALTAAGFETLKETEFEPAAGFTVEAGTMGNQMVVIQVLKSEVRCYNGDLSLIQILPMLDEETGAEPRAVSASIVDPYLLIIRDDASVFLAQIDSNNEIEEVEKTDSGLTSTKWAAGCLYKDTKGYFQPSQGDSAKKSSAEVMMFLLNTAGALHIYALPDLSKPVYVAEGLSSIPPHLSADFMAKKIASREAITEIVVADLGDAVHYSPYLILRHSTDDLTIYEPIRLPADPVTHTLSDTLFFKKSANSVLAKSAVEDPLDDTAQQPRYVPLRVCGNVGGYSAVFLPGPSPAFILKSSKSIPRVIGLQGLSVRGMSTFNTEGCDRGFIYSDSEGIARVTQLPSKTNLTELGVSVKKVPLGSDVRHVAYHHPTEMYMAGCAVTESFELPKDDDYHKEWAKETLSFQPSTVRGTLKLISPITWTVIHSIDMEPGESIECMKTLHLEVSEETKERRMLLAVGTALTRGEDLPTRGRVQVYDIVTVIPEPGKPETNKKLKLLAKEEIPRGGVTALSEIGTQGLMLMAQGQKCMVRGLKEDGSLLPVAFLDMSCHVASARELPGTGLCLIADAFKGLWFAGYTEEPYTFKVLGKSSGSLPLLVADFLPDGEDLSMVAVDADGDIHILEFNPEHPKSLQGHLLLHRTTFSVTPNPPTSTLLLPRTLPASQSATVSQDSSTSQPHILLLASPSGSLAALTPLPESAYRRLLSVTNQLLPALVPHGGLHARAHRAPEGGGGMSRIVGVETAASGRAIVDGAILARWKELGAAKKTEVASRGGYDSVTELREDLEAVLGWSGLAYM, encoded by the exons ATGCAAGTTTACACAGAGCTCACGGCTCCCACAGCCGTTACGCAATGCCTGAGCTTACCTCTAACGTCTGCCACCGCGAACAATCTGGTAGTCGCAAAGGGCTCTCTGCTACAGATCTTCACGGTCAAGTCTATCTCGGCCGAGCTTGACCCCGAATTCCAGCCCAGCCAACCGATTGACACGGATACGCGGTTTGACCGCCAAGTaaatgatgacgatggcctCGAATCTTCCTTTCTGGGCGGCGAATCGATGTTTATGCGAACCGATCGGACGAACAATACCAAGCTGGTGCTCATCGCAGAGATTCCACTCGCGGGAACCGTCATTGGGCTGGCAAGGGTGAGGACGAAAAACACCGCATCGGGGGGTGAGGCTCTGTTACTGGCGTACAAGGCGGCCAAGATGTGTCTGGCTGAATGGGATCCTAAGAAGAACGAGCTGGagaccatctccatccactATTATGAGAAGGAAGAGCTGCAGGGATCTCCGTGGGAGGAAGTCTTTGGGGAGTATGTTAACTACCTTGAGGCAGATCCTGGTAGTAGATGTGCCGCATTCAAATTCGGCACTCGAAACTTGGCCATTCTGCCATTTACTCGCTCTGAAGAGGAcctggagatggaggacTGGGACGAGGACCTAGACGGGCCTCGGCCAGTTAAAGAACATGCAACAGCTGCCAACGGAGATGGCAACAATGTAGAAGCAGCCTATACTCCGTCATTCGTCTTGCGTCTGCCCCTCCTAGACCCGAGCCTGCTTCACCCTGTACACCTCACTTTTCTGCATGAGTATCGCGAGCCTACTTTCGGTGTCCTTTCTTCCAGTCAAGCGCCTGCTTCTTCACTAGGCTCAAAAGACCATCTATCGTACAAAGTGTTTACTCTAGACCTGCAACAGAGAGCATCGACAACCATTTTATCAGTGACTGGCCTTCCGCACGATCTTTACAAAGTCATCGCATTGCCTGCTCCCGTTGGCGGTGCGTTGCTGGTTGGTCAGAATGAGCTGATCCATGTTGACCAATCTGGAAAACCAAATGGCGTGGCTGTTAATCCTATGGCCAAGTTGGCAACATCTTTCAACTTGACTGACCAATCAGACCTGAATTTGCGCCTTGAAAACTGTGCTATCGAGCTGCTTGCCATTGAAAACGGCGAACTACTATTGATATTAAACGATGGCAGACTGGGCATCATCTCTTTCAAGATTGATGGACGAACGGTATCTGGTCTTGGTGTCAAGCTGGTAGGCGCAGATTGCGGTGGGAATATAATCAAGAGCAGAGTCACATGCATTTCTCGACTAGGCAAGAACGTATTCTTCCTTGGGAGTGAAACTAGCGATTCCATTGTACTAGGATGGTCGAGAAAGCAGACCCAAGAAAAGCGCAGGAAGTCTCGACTGATAGATACAGATCTAGCTTTGGATGTGGATGAACTCGATcttgaagacgatgaagaagatgatgacttATACGGAGATGACTCTGCTGCGACCAAGCCTAACCAAACGGCCAACGGGGGATCAGCCAAGTCTGGAGATCTATCTTTTCGAATACACGACACGCTACTCAGTATTGCGCCGATACAAGATGTTACATGTGGGCAGTCAGCCTTTTTACCCGATAGCGAAGAGGCTACTCTAAGTAGAGGAGTCTCAGCTGACTTGCAACTTGCTTGTGCTGTTGGGCGTGGAGAGGCAGGCTCTCTCGCAGTCATCAACCGCGAAATTCAGCCCAAAGTCATCGGCCGCTTTGAGTTTCCAGAGGCCAGAGGGTTTTGGACTATGTGTGTGAAAAAGCCGGTTCCAAAGTCACTGGGTACGAATGCTGGGGTGGCTGGCGACTACGATGCGCCTATCCAACATGACAAGTTCATGATCGTTGCCAAGGTCGATCTAGATGGCTACGAAACTTCTGACGTATATGCATTGACGGCCGCGGGATTTGAGACTTTGAAAGAGACGGAATTtgagcctgctgctggattTACGGTGGAAGCTGGCACAATGGGGAATCAAATGGTAGTTATCCAGGTGCTCAAATCGGAGGTTCGGTGCTATAACGGAG ATCTGAGCTTGATCCAAATTTTACCTATGCTTGACGAAGAGACTGGCGCAGAACCCCGTGCTGTCAGTGCAAGTATCGTTGACCCCTACTTGCTTATCATCCGTGACGACGCAAGTGTTTTCCTGGCACAAATCGATAGCAACAATGAGATTGAGGAGGTAGAGAAGACCGATAGCGGCCTTACATCTACAAAGTGGGCAGCCGGGTGTTTATACAAGGACACCAAGGGCTACTTTCAGCCAAGTCAGGGCGATTCAGCTAAGAAATCAAGCGCAGAGGTTATGATGTTCTTGCTCAATACCGCAGGAGCTCTACAT ATATATGCACTGCCGGATCTTTCAAAGCCAGTCTATGTGGCCGAGGGACTCTCATCAATACCTCCCCATCTCTCAGCCGATTTTATGGCCAAGAAAATAGCCTCACGAGAAGCCATAACAGAAATTGTCGTGGCAGACCTTGGAGATGCCGTCCATTATTCCCCTTATCTGATT CTGCGTCACTCTACTGATGATCTCACCATTTACGAGCCCATCCGCCTGCCGGCCGATCCAGTTACTCATACCTTATCTGACACTctcttctttaaaaaatcGGCGAATTCCGTCTTAGCCAAGAGCGCCGTAGAAGATCCATTAGATGACACCGCACAACAGCCGCGCTATGTTCCCCTGAGAGTCTGCGGTAATGTGGGAGGCTATAGTGCCGTGTTTCTTCCAGGTCCTTCGCCGGCTTTTATCTtaaagagcagcaaaagtATTCCTAGAGTGATTGGACTTCAGGGTCTTAGTGTTCGCGGCATGAGTACTTTCAATACTGAAGGCTGCGACAGGGGGTTCATCTACTCAGATTCCGAGGGCATAGCTAGAGTTACGCAGCTTCCGAGCAAAACTAATCTGACCGAGCTGGGCGTTTCGGTGAAGAAGGTTCCTTTAGGAAGCGATGTCCGCCACGTTGCCTACCACCATCCCACCGAAATGTACATGGCAGGCTGCGCAGTCACCGAGAGCTTTGAGCTGCCAAAAGATGACGATTATCATAAGGAGTGGGCCAAAGAAACGCTCTCCTTCCAGCCTTCAACGGTTAGAGGAACTCTCAAACTAATCAGCCCCATCACATGGACTGTCATTCACTCAATCGACATGGAACCCGGCGAGTCCATTGAGTGCATGAAGACCTTGCATCTCGAAGTATCAGAGGAAACGAAAGAACGTAGAATGCTTCTGGCCGTGGGCACTGCTCTAACAAGGGGCGAAGATCTCCCTACCCGAGGACGCGTACAAGTTTACGACATCGTAACCGTCATTCCTGAGCCGGGGAAACCGGAAACGAACAAGAAACTCAAGCTTCTAGCCAAGGAGGAAATCCCCAGAGGGGGCGTGACGGCGTTATCCGAAATTGGCACGCAAGGCCTCATGCTGATGGCGCAAGGCCAGAAATGCATGGTGCGTGGTCTAAAGGAAGACGGCTCACTGCTTCCTGTGGCCTTCTTAGATATGAGCTGCCACGTAGCATCGGCACGGGAGCTACCAGGCACCGGTTTGTGTTTGATAGCAGACGCATTTAAGGGACTATGGTTTGCTGGATATACCGAGGAACCGTATACTTTCAAGGTGCTCGGCAAGAGTAGCGGatctttgccgctgctggtggcAGATTTTCTACCTGATGGTGAAGATTTGTCAATGGTTGCTGTGGATGCGGATGGCGACATCCATATTCTCGAATTCAACCCAGAAc ATCCCAAATCGCTTCAGGGTCATCTCTTACTTCACCGCACCACGTTCAGCGTGACCCCCAACCCTCCAACTTCTACACTCCTCCTGCCACGCACTCTTCCCGCATCCCAATCAGCCACGGTCTCACAAGACTCTTCAACGTCACAGCCTcacatcctcctcctcgcctctCCATCAGGCTCTCTAGCCGCTCTGACGCCCCTCCCCGAATCGGCATACAGGCGGCTCCTCTCAGTCACAAACCAGCTCTTACCGGCCCTCGTCCCTCACGGCGGCCTCCACGCCAGAGCACACCGCGCTCCCGAGGGCGGAGGCGGTATGTCGCGCATAGTCGGCGTCGAAACTGCTGCATCTGGCCGCGCCATTGTAGACGGCGCTATCCTGGCTCGATGGAAAGAACTGGGCGCTGCGAAGAAGACGGAAGTGGCGAGCAGGGGCGGCTATGACAGTGTGACTGAGTTGAGAGAGGATCTGGAGGCTGTGTTGGGATGGAGTGGACTGGCGTATATGTGA